In Risungbinella massiliensis, a single window of DNA contains:
- a CDS encoding TetR/AcrR family transcriptional regulator, which produces MTKTTRQKQALETREKLLGAALQLFSQKGFKESTVKEIGKQAGVTDGLIYHYFRSKEELLWAVLQKYTINRPLYQSQFGIDATKSLEDQLVKYFELMFKHLWEQKNFVVMCFAESQRNPKIHEQLLRIIQQGCQQLTDFIRSRGNKKEVDQITIQNLITSQFFYFIMWDRFADNEMDRTNHIEKSVSDFVKVIS; this is translated from the coding sequence TTGACTAAGACTACTCGTCAGAAACAAGCGCTTGAAACACGCGAAAAGCTATTAGGTGCTGCTCTTCAATTGTTCTCTCAAAAAGGATTTAAAGAAAGTACAGTAAAAGAGATTGGCAAACAAGCAGGGGTTACGGATGGGTTGATTTATCATTATTTCCGATCAAAAGAAGAGCTTCTTTGGGCTGTTTTGCAGAAGTACACGATTAATCGTCCCTTGTATCAATCCCAATTCGGTATCGATGCAACAAAATCTTTAGAAGATCAACTAGTTAAATATTTTGAGTTAATGTTTAAACACTTATGGGAGCAAAAAAATTTCGTTGTCATGTGTTTTGCAGAATCGCAACGAAATCCGAAGATTCATGAACAACTTTTAAGGATTATTCAACAAGGTTGCCAACAGCTAACGGATTTTATCCGATCAAGAGGAAATAAGAAGGAAGTTGATCAAATAACGATACAAAACCTAATTACTTCTCAATTTTTCTATTTCATTATGTGGGATCGCTTTGCAGATAATGAGATGGATCGAACCAACCATATAGAAAAAAGTGTTTCAGATTTTGTTAAAGTGATCTCATAA
- a CDS encoding FAD-dependent oxidoreductase has protein sequence MDRTENRVLIVGGGPVGLILSLVLARYKISSIILETNTQPTTRDESRAITWMPRGLELLKWLDLINKFQEKGVLRLVHQFEDQHKKLLEWSFKGIESPFPYSLQLPQHDTEVILEKAALDTGLVEIRRGHQVLECSQTEEYVRVTVKSKDECYQLSSPWGVGCDGAKSSIRSKLGIEKTWRDYGMNSAVADFELDCDLPNNISNIVLDPKRPYGFFYFAPGRWRLIYRINNDESREEAISEYFARKLIQEKLPSAKIERFLWASAFRLGQGQSATYINGRWLLAGDAAHAMGPSAGAGMMVGVLGAWRLGWRLALVIQNHLDPIKLLGDYSNEQKAAANEIQDNNAMIFRNMAVRNKMLAAGRSFMLKTLSNFAAFGTRAMEREALLQQALPVARAVDHYIPEKGMSLQKHGNWQIGKRVPYLIGENDFHPSNSNLLEHTIISIGKYDLEKEKFKFQSIYQKINIPIHNSLILPCERSGYRNPKEDYVFALVRPDQHVVSIFKV, from the coding sequence TTGGATCGAACTGAAAATCGAGTACTTATTGTTGGTGGAGGGCCAGTTGGTCTCATCCTTTCTCTAGTATTAGCTCGTTATAAAATCTCTTCTATTATTTTAGAAACAAATACTCAACCCACCACAAGAGATGAATCAAGAGCTATTACTTGGATGCCAAGAGGGTTAGAACTTTTGAAATGGTTAGATTTAATAAATAAGTTTCAGGAGAAGGGCGTTTTGCGTTTAGTACATCAATTTGAAGACCAACATAAAAAGCTTCTAGAATGGTCTTTCAAAGGAATTGAGTCACCTTTTCCATATTCACTCCAGCTACCACAACATGATACAGAGGTAATTTTGGAAAAAGCCGCATTAGATACAGGTTTAGTCGAAATTAGGCGAGGACACCAAGTATTAGAGTGTAGTCAAACGGAGGAATATGTCAGGGTAACTGTGAAAAGTAAAGACGAATGCTATCAACTTTCTTCCCCCTGGGGTGTAGGATGTGATGGTGCTAAAAGCAGTATTCGTTCAAAATTAGGGATTGAAAAAACTTGGCGTGATTATGGTATGAATTCAGCAGTAGCGGATTTTGAATTAGATTGCGACTTGCCAAATAATATCTCCAATATCGTATTGGATCCAAAACGTCCTTATGGATTTTTTTATTTTGCACCAGGTCGTTGGCGCCTTATCTATCGAATTAATAACGATGAAAGTCGTGAAGAAGCCATAAGTGAGTATTTTGCTCGAAAGTTGATTCAAGAAAAATTGCCAAGTGCTAAAATTGAACGGTTCTTATGGGCTAGTGCCTTTCGTTTAGGTCAAGGGCAAAGTGCCACTTACATAAATGGAAGATGGTTATTAGCTGGAGATGCTGCTCATGCAATGGGACCGTCAGCAGGTGCAGGAATGATGGTAGGTGTTTTAGGAGCTTGGCGTTTAGGTTGGCGTCTTGCGCTTGTAATACAAAATCACTTAGATCCTATAAAATTACTTGGAGACTATTCTAATGAACAAAAAGCCGCAGCTAATGAAATACAGGATAATAATGCAATGATATTTCGGAATATGGCAGTACGAAATAAGATGTTAGCCGCAGGCCGGTCTTTTATGCTAAAGACTCTTTCCAACTTTGCTGCTTTTGGAACGAGAGCTATGGAACGAGAGGCTTTATTACAACAAGCCTTACCAGTTGCTAGAGCAGTAGATCATTATATACCCGAAAAGGGTATGTCCTTACAAAAACATGGAAATTGGCAAATAGGGAAACGTGTACCTTATTTAATAGGAGAAAATGATTTTCATCCATCAAATAGTAACTTGCTCGAACATACGATCATTTCCATTGGGAAGTATGACCTTGAAAAGGAGAAATTTAAATTTCAATCAATTTACCAAAAAATAAATATTCCAATTCATAACTCTCTTATCTTGCCTTGTGAAAGATCTGGATACCGGAATCCGAAAGAAGATTATGTATTTGCATTAGTAAGACCAGACCAGCATGTTGTTTCTATTTTTAAAGTTTAA
- a CDS encoding YunG family protein: MNNLELNILELKHVLQRVWSIKSSSKWTPQNPAKGQCGVTALVVHDIFGGEIMKTNTVGGWHFYNRINGENYDLTESQFYEPIKYMDVPSNREEAFLDTNQTQYDYLYQSVHSYFQKSVTMEKPL, translated from the coding sequence ATGAATAATTTAGAATTGAACATATTGGAATTGAAACATGTCTTACAGAGAGTGTGGTCCATTAAATCGAGTTCGAAATGGACTCCTCAAAATCCAGCCAAAGGACAGTGTGGAGTGACTGCGTTAGTGGTACATGATATTTTTGGTGGAGAGATCATGAAAACGAATACTGTAGGAGGTTGGCATTTTTACAATCGAATTAACGGTGAGAATTATGATTTAACTGAATCTCAATTTTACGAACCTATAAAATATATGGATGTCCCATCTAATCGCGAGGAAGCATTTCTAGATACCAATCAAACCCAATATGATTACTTATACCAAAGTGTTCATTCCTATTTTCAAAAGAGCGTAACTATGGAAAAACCCCTCTAA
- a CDS encoding YhgE/Pip domain-containing protein, whose amino-acid sequence MAKPSYHYWNEIRSLLAHRTIRVGLLGVIVIPLVYSYIYLVAFFDPYEKLENLPFAIVNEDQGATIQNEKVDLGKDLVDRLHQERNIKWEVVTMEEMQRGFREGTFYFGLEIPKTFSEQVSSLTTNKPSRAQIRYYSNESANYISGRLGESIVSRLESSVEKNITLTYLEKIFSKVVSSTGELQKAADGAKKLAEATKKAESGAKKIADGTKQLAGGSKRLQQGIHKLHRNVQQTTEKIQNAADQIDLKQVLQLLTEIEEINQRVQELEPHPRLTLQVAEKLQKARSLLEKGDQLLQAPNNLFTGVKQLDDGAKKLVSGIEQLQTGANQLVVGLTQIRQGQTQLATSLEKGVQQAQASLLNLPTKESIISDPIRVHTESIHPVPNYATGFAPYFISLSLWVGSMILYTVLDLYGVPTLLQKETISLPTSYLVGALQAIISLSVLTMGLGITPQSTILLFGFSILISWTFMTINQMLTLTLQNVGRFLSIILLMLQLTSSAGTYPIELVPRFFQSISPFLPMTYAVGGLRNIISSGNFNMVYRDFGILVLFLIGSAILGYLGKKKKSTASSSLQ is encoded by the coding sequence ATGGCCAAACCCAGTTACCATTACTGGAACGAAATTCGTTCCTTACTTGCTCATCGTACAATACGAGTAGGTTTACTCGGAGTAATTGTCATCCCACTTGTCTACAGCTACATCTATCTCGTTGCCTTTTTTGATCCTTATGAGAAACTGGAGAATCTCCCTTTTGCAATCGTAAACGAAGATCAAGGAGCAACAATACAAAATGAAAAAGTCGATCTTGGGAAAGACCTGGTAGACCGCCTCCATCAAGAACGTAATATAAAATGGGAAGTTGTCACAATGGAGGAGATGCAACGTGGATTTCGAGAGGGTACTTTTTACTTTGGATTAGAGATTCCCAAAACTTTCTCAGAACAAGTATCTTCTTTAACCACAAATAAGCCTTCTCGTGCACAAATCCGTTATTACTCAAATGAAAGTGCCAACTATATCTCAGGAAGATTAGGAGAGTCGATTGTTTCAAGACTGGAAAGTAGTGTAGAAAAAAACATCACCCTCACCTATCTTGAAAAAATCTTTAGTAAAGTTGTCAGTAGCACAGGAGAACTTCAAAAAGCAGCCGATGGAGCAAAAAAATTAGCGGAAGCTACCAAAAAGGCGGAAAGTGGCGCGAAAAAAATTGCAGATGGAACCAAACAACTAGCAGGTGGAAGCAAACGTCTTCAGCAAGGAATCCATAAACTGCATCGTAATGTACAACAAACAACAGAGAAAATACAAAACGCAGCAGACCAAATCGATCTCAAACAAGTCCTGCAACTACTAACTGAAATCGAAGAGATCAATCAACGTGTTCAAGAGTTAGAACCCCATCCACGCTTAACATTACAGGTAGCTGAAAAGTTGCAAAAAGCTCGATCCTTATTAGAAAAAGGAGACCAACTTTTGCAGGCTCCTAATAACTTATTCACTGGTGTAAAACAGTTAGATGATGGAGCAAAAAAGCTAGTATCCGGAATCGAGCAACTTCAAACAGGAGCAAATCAATTGGTAGTGGGACTAACACAGATCAGGCAAGGTCAGACGCAACTTGCGACAAGCTTAGAAAAAGGCGTCCAACAAGCACAAGCATCTCTTTTGAATCTACCAACAAAAGAAAGTATTATCTCTGATCCCATTCGTGTACACACCGAATCAATACATCCTGTCCCTAATTATGCAACAGGATTTGCACCCTATTTTATTTCTCTTTCTCTGTGGGTTGGTTCGATGATCCTCTATACTGTGTTGGATCTATATGGTGTCCCTACATTACTACAGAAAGAAACTATCTCCCTTCCTACAAGTTACCTCGTAGGAGCACTGCAAGCGATTATCAGCCTATCTGTCTTAACTATGGGCCTTGGAATAACACCACAATCTACAATCCTATTGTTTGGATTTAGCATCTTGATCTCTTGGACGTTTATGACCATTAACCAGATGCTAACGCTTACTCTACAGAATGTAGGACGGTTCTTGTCGATTATTTTACTTATGTTACAACTTACTTCAAGTGCTGGAACCTATCCTATTGAACTAGTTCCCCGCTTTTTCCAGTCCATTAGTCCCTTTTTACCAATGACCTATGCAGTGGGAGGATTACGGAACATCATCTCATCTGGGAATTTCAACATGGTTTATCGAGATTTTGGGATATTGGTGTTGTTTTTAATTGGGTCTGCTATTCTTGGTTACCTAGGAAAGAAAAAGAAGTCTACTGCATCTTCATCTCTTCAGTAA
- the rfbD gene encoding dTDP-4-dehydrorhamnose reductase, with protein sequence MKILINGAGGKLGRELTLYFGTLGYEVVALDRNTWDITDEKQTQQMISGIRPDVLIHCAAYTKVDFCESNQEVAEEIHSIATRQIAQCCQEYGVRMVYISTNYVFEGTKRSGYKESDPTRPLNHYGWTKRQGELAVEEFCSNGIIIRTSWLYGHIGANFVTSIWKNAEQGAALRVVKDEIGNPTYAIDFADCLCRLLQEKETKGIYHVSGSGVCSWYEFALEILKQAKVNARIQAITTEEMGRKAIRPINSVLISERNIQLPDWRDALKRFFIRELQDNEGN encoded by the coding sequence TTGAAAATTCTCATTAATGGAGCAGGAGGAAAGTTAGGCAGAGAACTGACACTATATTTTGGTACTTTGGGCTATGAAGTAGTAGCATTAGATCGCAATACTTGGGACATTACCGACGAAAAGCAAACTCAGCAAATGATAAGCGGGATTCGACCAGATGTGCTGATTCATTGTGCTGCATACACCAAAGTAGATTTTTGTGAATCCAACCAAGAGGTAGCTGAGGAGATTCACTCCATTGCTACACGCCAAATCGCGCAATGTTGTCAAGAATACGGAGTACGAATGGTTTATATCAGTACTAATTATGTGTTTGAAGGTACCAAACGGTCAGGATATAAAGAATCTGATCCAACACGTCCTCTAAATCATTATGGTTGGACCAAACGACAAGGAGAACTAGCCGTAGAAGAATTCTGTTCCAATGGAATCATTATCCGTACTTCCTGGTTGTATGGTCATATCGGAGCGAACTTTGTCACTTCGATTTGGAAAAACGCAGAACAGGGTGCGGCGTTACGAGTTGTAAAAGATGAAATAGGTAACCCTACTTATGCGATAGATTTCGCAGACTGTTTATGTCGTCTTTTGCAAGAAAAAGAAACCAAAGGAATTTATCATGTGTCAGGATCGGGAGTATGTTCTTGGTACGAATTTGCCCTTGAAATTCTCAAGCAGGCAAAAGTAAATGCTCGTATACAGGCGATCACGACGGAGGAGATGGGAAGGAAAGCGATTCGACCTATCAATTCGGTTTTGATCAGCGAACGGAACATTCAGTTGCCAGATTGGCGTGATGCGCTCAAAAGATTTTTTATAAGAGAACTGCAGGATAATGAGGGAAATTAG
- a CDS encoding protein kinase domain-containing protein codes for MQDRPIANRYQLQGVLGNGGMATVYRARDIVLDRAVAVKVMDEKLSDDEEFVKRFILEARANGRLSQPNIVNVYDAGNIGKTYYMVMELIDGITLHELIEQKGGRLPEREAIAIAMQICEGLSHAHQNGIIHRDVKPLNIMCTSEGKFKLTDFGIARLSQMANSITKTGTVMGSVHYFSPEQASDQEISAASDLYSLGIVLYEMVTGEVPFDAPENLQVAYQHLDAPVPDPRAKNPELSEEFCQIIFKTLEKKPEDRYQTAKELKQALQPVYFGKFHRKEKSARKVEENGIQLSAQEAASLSRNRQSSGEWKNYVIGIAVAAIIVLTILLFQIGGSS; via the coding sequence TTGCAAGACAGACCAATTGCCAACCGATACCAACTACAAGGGGTTCTTGGTAATGGAGGTATGGCAACCGTCTATCGGGCTCGAGACATAGTATTAGATCGAGCTGTCGCTGTAAAAGTGATGGACGAAAAGCTAAGTGATGATGAAGAGTTCGTCAAACGCTTTATCTTGGAAGCTCGTGCCAATGGACGTCTTTCCCAGCCCAATATCGTCAATGTATATGATGCTGGAAATATCGGCAAAACGTACTATATGGTGATGGAGCTAATCGATGGAATTACACTGCATGAGTTAATTGAACAAAAAGGTGGACGTTTACCAGAACGAGAAGCAATTGCGATTGCGATGCAAATTTGCGAAGGTTTGTCCCATGCTCACCAAAACGGAATTATCCATCGTGATGTGAAACCGCTGAATATTATGTGCACATCAGAAGGAAAATTCAAGCTAACTGATTTTGGAATAGCCCGACTCAGTCAGATGGCAAATAGTATTACCAAAACTGGTACCGTAATGGGATCTGTTCACTACTTTTCTCCAGAACAAGCAAGTGATCAGGAAATTTCTGCTGCATCTGATCTCTACTCTCTCGGGATTGTATTGTATGAAATGGTAACAGGCGAAGTGCCGTTTGATGCTCCAGAGAATCTCCAAGTAGCATATCAACATCTCGATGCTCCTGTACCAGATCCAAGAGCAAAAAACCCAGAGCTCTCTGAAGAATTTTGCCAGATTATCTTTAAAACGTTAGAAAAAAAACCTGAAGATCGCTATCAGACTGCAAAAGAGCTGAAACAAGCACTCCAACCTGTTTACTTTGGAAAATTTCATCGTAAAGAGAAAAGTGCTCGGAAAGTAGAAGAGAATGGGATTCAGCTTTCTGCACAAGAAGCTGCTTCATTGTCGCGAAATCGGCAATCATCAGGAGAATGGAAGAACTATGTGATTGGGATTGCGGTCGCAGCTATTATCGTGTTGACGATCCTTCTATTTCAAATAGGAGGTTCAAGTTAA
- a CDS encoding GNAT family N-acetyltransferase, producing the protein MNELQNLTWQKDDFYLSTNKEYLDLSTIHSYLCNDSYWQQGVSIEAVREQILYTPLCYGIYLGNPSTPTRYQVGFARVITDFTRFSYLCDVFVSPDHQGNGLGKWLMECIVETPRIRNTFFSLKTRDAHDLYRQYGFELDPNLDKAMVRTGNQEQQLEEIMKPVQLNLPHLR; encoded by the coding sequence ATGAACGAACTGCAAAACTTAACTTGGCAAAAAGACGATTTCTATCTCTCGACAAACAAAGAGTATCTTGACCTATCAACTATTCATTCCTATCTATGTAATGATTCGTATTGGCAACAAGGAGTTTCCATCGAAGCTGTTAGAGAGCAGATCCTTTATACACCACTTTGTTACGGAATCTATCTCGGTAACCCTTCTACCCCCACTCGTTACCAAGTAGGGTTTGCAAGAGTCATCACTGATTTTACTCGATTCTCCTATTTGTGTGATGTATTTGTTTCTCCAGACCATCAGGGAAACGGACTTGGCAAATGGTTGATGGAGTGTATAGTCGAAACACCACGAATACGCAATACATTTTTTAGTCTCAAAACCCGTGACGCACATGATCTATATCGTCAGTACGGATTTGAACTAGACCCTAATCTAGACAAGGCTATGGTCCGAACTGGTAATCAAGAACAACAGCTAGAGGAAATAATGAAACCTGTTCAATTGAACCTCCCCCACCTACGCTAA
- a CDS encoding threonine/serine dehydratase, with product MVLSLLYQKVLEAFRRIQKNIYATPIQTSRILNNISQQEVYLKCENLQRTGSFKFRGAYSALSNLTPSERKKGVVAFSSGNHAQAVALAGKLLGIKAVNCMPSDAPKMKQEATKAYRAEIILYDRLTENREEIAQNLQETYGYSLIPPFDKEEVIAGAGTATLELLQEVPDIDTILVPIGGGGLLAGTAIAAHGINPKISIIGVEPELANDTYLSFQAGKRISIPPSSTIADGLRTPCSGELTFPIIQKEVSQIVTVTEQEIRDAVLFAFTRLKIVIEPSGAVPLAVLISGKLRSPSSKVGVILSGGNIDPLSFHKTLS from the coding sequence ATGGTTCTGTCTCTTTTATACCAGAAAGTATTGGAAGCGTTTAGACGGATTCAAAAAAACATCTACGCTACCCCTATCCAGACTTCTCGCATCCTAAATAACATTTCTCAACAAGAAGTCTATCTAAAATGTGAAAACCTTCAGCGAACTGGTTCTTTTAAATTTCGTGGAGCCTACTCTGCACTTAGTAATCTGACGCCCTCAGAGCGAAAAAAAGGTGTTGTCGCTTTTTCCTCCGGAAATCATGCACAGGCAGTCGCTCTCGCTGGGAAGTTGCTGGGTATTAAAGCTGTTAATTGCATGCCTTCTGATGCTCCTAAAATGAAACAAGAGGCAACAAAAGCATATCGTGCAGAGATTATTTTGTATGATCGTCTAACGGAAAACCGCGAAGAGATCGCTCAAAATCTCCAAGAGACCTACGGATATTCTCTTATACCCCCTTTTGATAAAGAAGAGGTGATTGCTGGTGCAGGAACCGCTACTCTCGAACTATTACAGGAGGTACCAGATATAGATACCATCCTCGTTCCAATAGGAGGAGGCGGACTGTTAGCAGGTACTGCGATCGCAGCTCATGGTATCAATCCAAAGATCTCTATTATCGGAGTAGAACCAGAACTGGCAAATGACACTTATCTCTCTTTTCAAGCGGGTAAACGAATTTCCATACCTCCTTCCTCTACCATTGCGGATGGTTTACGTACACCATGTTCTGGAGAATTAACCTTTCCCATTATTCAAAAAGAGGTTTCTCAGATTGTTACTGTTACAGAACAAGAAATTCGAGATGCAGTTCTCTTTGCTTTTACTCGCCTCAAAATAGTAATTGAACCATCAGGTGCTGTTCCACTGGCTGTCTTAATCTCAGGTAAACTTCGCTCCCCATCTTCTAAAGTGGGAGTTATCTTAAGTGGTGGAAATATAGATCCTCTCTCATTCCACAAAACACTATCATAA